Proteins from one Caretta caretta isolate rCarCar2 chromosome 12, rCarCar1.hap1, whole genome shotgun sequence genomic window:
- the LOC125620608 gene encoding ferritin heavy chain A-like: protein MESQVRQNFHREGEAAINCIVNLELRASYVFMSMSCYFDRDDVALRHIAQFLMEQSYEHKEHAEKFLQYQNKRGGRIVLQDVEKPERDKWGNSLEVLQHALQLEKTLNHALLDLHKVATEQNDPHLCDFLESDYLEEQVKAIKQLGDHLTNLKRLGAPQNGMGEYLFDKLTLGHSS from the exons ATGGAGTCTCAGGTACGCCAGAACTTCCACCGGGAGGGTGAGGCTGCTATCAACTGCATTGTGAATTTGGAGCTGCGTGCTAGCTATGTCTTCATGTCCATG TCTTGCTACTTTGACCGTGATGATGTGGCCCTGAGGCACATTGCTCAGTTCCTGATGGAGCAGTCCTATGAGCATAAGGAGCATGCAGAGAAGTTCCTGCAATACCAGAACAAGCGAGGGGGACGCATTGTCCTGCAGGATGTagag AAGCCAGAGCGGGACAAGTGGGGGAACAGCCTGGAGGTCCTGCAGCATGCTCTGCAGCTGGAGAAGACCTTGAACCATGCCCTGCTGGACCTGCACAAGGTGGCTACAGAGCAGAATGATCCTCAT CTCTGTGACTTCCTGGAGTCTGACTACCTGGAGGAGCAGGTGAAGGCCATCAAGCAGCTGGGAGACCACCTCACCAACCTGAAGCGCCTGGGAGCACCCCAGAACGGCATGGGAGAGTACCTGTTTGACAAGCTCACCCTGGGGCACAGCAGCTGA
- the LOC125620605 gene encoding ferritin heavy chain A-like, with protein sequence MESQVRQNFHVECEAAVNRMVNMELYASYVFLSMSYYFDCDAVALRHMAEFLKEQSHEEREHAEKLLKYQNKRGGLIVLQDIKNPERDEWGNSLEALQLEKTLNLDLHKLATEKNDPHLCDFLESDYLEEQVKAIKQLGDHLTNLKRLEVPQNGMGEYLFDKHTLGESS encoded by the exons ATGGAGTCCCAAGTGCGTCAGAACTTCCATGTTGAGTGTGAggctgctgtgaaccgcatggtAAATATGGAGCTGTACGCTAGCTATGTCTTCCTGTCCATG TCCTACTACTTTGACTGTGATGCTGTGGCCCTGAGGCATATGGCTGAGTTCTTGAAAGAGCAGTCCCATGAGGAGAGGGAGCATGCTGAGAAACTCCTGAAATATCAGAATAAGCGAGGGGGGCTCATTGTCCTGCAGGACATCAAG AATCCAGAGCGGGATGAGTGGGGGAATAGCCTGGAGGCCCTGCAGCTGGAGAAGACTCTGAACCTGGACCTGCACAAGCTGGCTACTGAGAAAAATGACCCCCAC CTGTGTGATTTCCTGGAGTCTGACTACCTGGAGGAGCAGGTGAAGGCCATTAAGCAGCTGGGAGACCACCTCACCAACCTGAAGCGCCTGGAAGTGCCTCAGAATGGCATGGGAGAGTACCTGTTTGACAAACACACCCTGGGGGAGAGCAGCTGA